CCGGACGGCCGCCCCCGGCCGCCGCCGCGGCATGCGCGAGGAGGTGCCCTCATGACCGACCGAAGGCTCTGGTCGTACAAGGAGATCGCGGCGCACATCAAGGTGCAGCCGGACACCGTGCGGTCGTACCGCAAGCACGGGCTGCTGCCCCCGCCCGACCACGTGGAGGGCGGCAAGCCCTACTGGTACGCGGACACCGTCCGCGCCTGGGTCGCCTCCCGGCCCGGCAACCGGGGCCGGCGGACGGACTGACCGAACGCCGGCGCGGTGTCCCCCGGGCGGAATTCCGTGGTGCCCCAGGTCCCCCGTGAGGCACAGTCGTGCGCATGAGCTTCTCCGACAAGCCGGTGCTCACCGGTGACAGGACCGTGCTGCGGCCGTTCACGGAGGCCGACGCCGAGACGATGGGGGAGATCCTGAGCGACCCCGAGGTCGTCCGCTTCACCTTCGCCCCGTCCACCGAGATCACCCTGGAGGGCCTGCGTTCCTGGTACGGCTCCCGGTCCGCACAGCCCGACCGGCTCGACCTCGCCGTGACCGACCGTGACACCGGCGAAATCGTCGGCGAGGTCGTCCTCAACGAGTGGGACCCCCACACCCGCAGCTGCAACTTCCGCACCCTCATCGGCCCGGGCGGCCGCGGCCGTGGCCTCGGCACGGAGGCCACCCGGCTCATCGTCGGCCACGGCTTCGAGCGACTGGGGCTGCACCGCGTCCACTTGGAGGCGTACGGCGACAACCACCGCGCCCTGCGGGTCTACCGGAAGGCCGGTTTCGTGGTCGAGGGCGTACGACGGGAGTCGGCCCGGCGGGACGGCGACTGGGTGGACGAGGTACTGATGGCCGTCCTCGACCGGGAGTGGGCCGTCCACCGCGGCCACGTCGAGGTCCCCTCGGACATCGGGGTCAGCTCCACGGCTCGATGACCGTGACCCCCGCGCCCGGGGCGCTGCCCAGCGCGGCGAGCGCGGCCGGGGCGGCGTCCAGGGGGATGGACGCGGTCACCAGCAGGTCGGGGCGCAGGACGCCCGCCCGGACCGACGCCAGCATCGGCGGGTAGGTGTGGGCCGCCATGCCGTGGCTGCCGAGCAGTTCCAGTTCCAGGGCGACGGCGCGGGCCATGGGGACGGGCGTCGTTCCGGTCGGTGAGGGCAGCAGGCCGACCTGGACGTGCCGGCCTCGGCGGCGCAGACCGTCGACGGAGGCGGCGCAGGTGGCGGGGGACCCGAGGGCGTCGAGGGAGAGGTGGGCGCCGCCGCCGGTGAGGTCGCGGATCGCGGCAGCCGTGTCCTCGGTGCGCGAGGCGTCGACGCACTCCGCTGCCCCGAACGCGCGCGCCAGGTCGAGGGCCCCCGGCGAGACGTCGGCGGCGACCACCCTCGCTCCCGACGCCGCCGCGATCATCACCGCCGACAGGCCCACTCCCCCGCACCCGTGCACCGCCACCCACTCGCCCGCCGCCACCCGGCCCTGCTGCACCACCGCGCGGAACGCCGTGGCGAACCGGCACCCGAGCGAGGCGGCCGTCGTGAAGGTCAGGCCGTCCGGGACGGCGACGAGGTTCACGTCGGCGTGGTCCAGCGCCACGTACTGGGCGAAGGAGCCCCAGTGCGTGAAGCCGGGCTGTGTCTGGCGCTCGCACACCTGCTGATCGCCGGCCGCGCAGGAGGGGCAGGTGCCGCAGGCGCACACGAACGGCACGGTGACCCGGTCGCCGGGCCGCCAGCCGGTCACCCGGGCGCCCACCGCCTCGACGACACCGGCGAGTTCATGACCGGGCACATGGGGCAGCGTGATGTCCGGGTCGTGGCCCTGCCATCCGTGCCAGTCGCTGCGGCACAGCCCGGTGGCCTCGACCCGCACCACCACCCCGTGCTCCGCGGGTCTCGGGTCGGCCACCTCCCGCACCTCGGCGGGCTCCCCGAACCGCTCGAACACCACAGCCCGCATCCGTCGCCCCTCGTCTCCGTGTCGTCCACGCCCCGGGCGCACACCGCGCACCCGGCGGAACGCTAACCTCCGGCCGCCACCTTGTCGCACGGCCGCCGCTCCTCCGCGTCCCGCCCGCTTCGGGTCACCGCAGCGGCCGACTCGCCCCTCGCTCGGTCCGAAACCGGGCGTGCAGCCGGCGCAACGGGCCCGGGGCCAAGCGCATGTCGCGAGCGTCACATCCTCGGCCGCCGACCCGCATGCCGTGCGGATCACGGGCCCTGGCCGCCAGCCCGCTCGCCGGAGCACATCCGCCCTGGCCGCCTGCCCGCACGACGTGAGCGTCACGCAGCTTTGACCGCCCACCCCGTCCGGGAACCTGCCCCGCCCTCACGCCGACGCCGGTCGCCGGACTGCGGTACCGGCCGCACCCGCGTAGGGTTCGGACGAATCGCCTCCGCAGGAGCGCCACCGGAGCACGAGGGACCCGCCGTGACCCATCCCGCCACCCACCCGACCCGGCCGTCGCCGTGACGCCGGGGTGCTTCCCGACGGGCGGGACGCCCGAGGTGCGGGGCGCCGACGGTCGCCGGCGCCGGTCTCGCCTCGGAAGCGCCGGCAACAGGGGGCCCGCACGGGGTACCCGCCCCCTTCGGGCCGGCCTCCGGACGGCGACCGTCGGCGGCACCCCGCTCGCCCGTCGCCACCCGAACGGACGCCTCCGTCGCGTCGGCCCGGTCGCCGGGCCGCGTCTCGGAGTCGCCCTGCCGCACACCCCCGGGGGACTCCAGGCCACCGCACCGCCGTCCGGCCGCGGGCATCGGGGTTCGCGGAGGCGTCGCCCGGGAGGGCCTCGGCGCGGGTCGCCGGCCCACCGCGAACACTCCTGGACTGGTACCCCCTAGGGGTATACTGTACATATGTACGGGGACCCTCCTGGGTCCCGTCGGCCCCACCTGCCTCGACGAGGAGAACGACATGACCGCGCAGACCGACACCACGGGCTCCGTCACCGCCGTCTACAAGGTGAGCGGGATGAGCTGCGGACACTGTGAGGGCGCCGTCTCCGGCGAGATCTCCCAGCTGCCAGGCGTCAGCTCGGTGAAGGCCGTCGCGGCCAGCGGCGAGGTCACGGTCGTCTCCGCGGCCGAGCTGGACGAGGAGGCCGTGCGCGCGGCCGTCGACGAGGCCGGCTTCGAGCTGGCCGGCCGCGCCTGAGGCACACGTCCCCGCACCGGACCGTACCGGAGGACCGACTCCCAGATCGGCCCGGTACGGTCCGGTCCGTCGTCCGGAGTCGCAGTCGCAGTCGCAGTCGCAGTTGGAGTCGCAGTTGGAGTCGGACATGACCAGCACCACCACACAGACCTCCATAGCCACGCCGGTCTCCGAGGTCGAACTGCTGATCGGCGGGATGACCTGCGCCTCCTGCGCGGCCCGCGTCGAGAAGAAGCTCAACCGGATGGACGGCGTCAGCGCGACGGTCAACTACGCCACGGAGAAGGCGCGCGTCAGCTACCCGGCCGGGATCCAGGTCGCCGACCTGATAGCCACGGTGGTGAAGACGGGCTACACGGCCGAGGAGCCCGCGCCGCCGCGACCCGAGCCGGAGCAGTCACCGCAGGACCAAGAGCCGACGACCCCGTTGCGGCAGCGCCTGGTCGTCTCCGTGCTCCTCTCCGTCCCCGTGGTCCTCATCGCGATGGTCCCCGCCCTCCAGTTCGACTACTGGCAGTGGCTTTCCCTCACCCTCGCGGCCCCCGTCGTCGTCTGGGGCGGTCTGCCCTTCCACAAGGCCGCCTGGACCAACGCCCGGCACGCCGCGGCCACCATGGACACCCTCGTCTCGGTGGGCACGCTGGCCGCGTTCGGCTGGTCCCTGTGGGCACTGTTCCTCGGGGACGCGGGCATGCCGGGCATGCGGCACCCCTTCGAGCTCGCCGTCTCCCGTACGAACGGCGCCTCGACGATCTACCTCGAGGTGGCCGCCGGAGTCACCGCCTTCATCCTGCTCGGCCGCTATCTGGAGGCCCGCTCCAAGCGCCGCGCGGGCGCCGCGCTGCGGGCCCTGATGGAGCTCGGCGCGAAGGACGTGGCGGTACTGCGCGACGGTCGCGAGGTTCGCGTGCCGGTCGCCGACCTGGCCGTCGGCGACCGGTTCGTCGTACGCCCCGGCGAGAAGATAGCCACCGACGGAACGGTCGTGGAGGGCGCCTCGGCCGTGGACGTCTCGATGCTGACGGGCGAGTCCGCGCCGGTGGACGCCACGGTCGGGGACACGGTGGCCGGGGCGACCGTGAACGCCGGGGGCCGGCTGGTCGTCGAGGCCACCCGGGTGGGCGCCGACACCCGGCTCGCACGGATGGCGCGGCTGGTCGAGGAGGCGCAGAACGGCAAGGCGCAGGTGCAGCGGCTCGCGGACCAGGTCGCGGGGGTGTTCGTACCCATCGTCCTGCTGCTCGCGATCGCCACGTTCGGGGTGTGGCTCGGCGCGACCGGTGACACCGTCGCCGCGTTCACCGCGGCCGTCGCCGTACTGATCATCGCCTGCCCGTGCGCCCTGGGCCTGGCCACCCCCACCGCGCTGATGGTCGGCACGGGCCGCGGCGCCCAGCTCGGCATCCTGATCAAGGGTCCCGAGGTACTGGAGTCAACCCGCCGCGTCGACACCGTCGTCCTGGACAAGACCGGGACGGTGACCACCGGCCGGATGACCCTCCAGGAGGTGTACGTCGCCGAAGGCACGAACGAGCGGGAGCTGCTGCTTCTCGCGGGCGCCCTGGAACACGCCTCCGAACACCCGGTCGGGCGGGCCGTGGCCGTCGGCGCCGAGGAGCGGGTCGGCGAGTTGCCGGCGGTCGAGCGGTTCGAAAGCGTGCCCGGGCGGGGCGTACGCGGGCGCGTGGCGGGCCGTGAGGTGGCCGCGGGACGCCTCTTCGAGGAGCTGCCGAACGACGTGGCCCGTGCCCGTGACAAGGCCGAGAGCAGCGGTCGTACGGCCGTCGTGGTCGGCTGGGACGGGGTCGCGCGGGGGGTGCTCGCGGTCGCGGACGCCGTGAAGGACACCAGCGCGCAGGCCGTACGGGAGTTGCGCGCGCTGGGGCTCACGCCGGTGCTGCTGACCGGGGACAACCGGCGCGTGGCCGAGGCGGTGGCGGAGACCGTCGGGATCGACCAGGTGATCGCCGAGGTGCTGCCCGAGGACAAGGTCGACGTCGTACGGCGGCTGCAGGCCGAGGGGCGCACGGTCGCCATGGT
This region of Streptomyces chromofuscus genomic DNA includes:
- a CDS encoding heavy metal translocating P-type ATPase; its protein translation is MTSTTTQTSIATPVSEVELLIGGMTCASCAARVEKKLNRMDGVSATVNYATEKARVSYPAGIQVADLIATVVKTGYTAEEPAPPRPEPEQSPQDQEPTTPLRQRLVVSVLLSVPVVLIAMVPALQFDYWQWLSLTLAAPVVVWGGLPFHKAAWTNARHAAATMDTLVSVGTLAAFGWSLWALFLGDAGMPGMRHPFELAVSRTNGASTIYLEVAAGVTAFILLGRYLEARSKRRAGAALRALMELGAKDVAVLRDGREVRVPVADLAVGDRFVVRPGEKIATDGTVVEGASAVDVSMLTGESAPVDATVGDTVAGATVNAGGRLVVEATRVGADTRLARMARLVEEAQNGKAQVQRLADQVAGVFVPIVLLLAIATFGVWLGATGDTVAAFTAAVAVLIIACPCALGLATPTALMVGTGRGAQLGILIKGPEVLESTRRVDTVVLDKTGTVTTGRMTLQEVYVAEGTNERELLLLAGALEHASEHPVGRAVAVGAEERVGELPAVERFESVPGRGVRGRVAGREVAAGRLFEELPNDVARARDKAESSGRTAVVVGWDGVARGVLAVADAVKDTSAQAVRELRALGLTPVLLTGDNRRVAEAVAETVGIDQVIAEVLPEDKVDVVRRLQAEGRTVAMVGDGVNDAAALATADLGLAMGTGTDAAIEAGDLTLVRGDLRVAADAIRLSRRTLSTIKGNLLWAFGYNVAALPLAAAGLLNPMIAGAAMALSSVFVVTNSLRLRAFR
- a CDS encoding zinc-dependent alcohol dehydrogenase family protein; translation: MRAVVFERFGEPAEVREVADPRPAEHGVVVRVEATGLCRSDWHGWQGHDPDITLPHVPGHELAGVVEAVGARVTGWRPGDRVTVPFVCACGTCPSCAAGDQQVCERQTQPGFTHWGSFAQYVALDHADVNLVAVPDGLTFTTAASLGCRFATAFRAVVQQGRVAAGEWVAVHGCGGVGLSAVMIAAASGARVVAADVSPGALDLARAFGAAECVDASRTEDTAAAIRDLTGGGAHLSLDALGSPATCAASVDGLRRRGRHVQVGLLPSPTGTTPVPMARAVALELELLGSHGMAAHTYPPMLASVRAGVLRPDLLVTASIPLDAAPAALAALGSAPGAGVTVIEPWS
- a CDS encoding helix-turn-helix transcriptional regulator, producing MTDRRLWSYKEIAAHIKVQPDTVRSYRKHGLLPPPDHVEGGKPYWYADTVRAWVASRPGNRGRRTD
- a CDS encoding heavy-metal-associated domain-containing protein, producing MTAQTDTTGSVTAVYKVSGMSCGHCEGAVSGEISQLPGVSSVKAVAASGEVTVVSAAELDEEAVRAAVDEAGFELAGRA
- a CDS encoding GNAT family N-acetyltransferase — encoded protein: MSFSDKPVLTGDRTVLRPFTEADAETMGEILSDPEVVRFTFAPSTEITLEGLRSWYGSRSAQPDRLDLAVTDRDTGEIVGEVVLNEWDPHTRSCNFRTLIGPGGRGRGLGTEATRLIVGHGFERLGLHRVHLEAYGDNHRALRVYRKAGFVVEGVRRESARRDGDWVDEVLMAVLDREWAVHRGHVEVPSDIGVSSTAR